A part of Anaerotignum faecicola genomic DNA contains:
- the lysS gene encoding lysine--tRNA ligase has translation MAEENKELTQQELSEQNRIRREKLAQMQEAGKDPFQIVKYDVTHHSDEIRANFDALENKDVCIAGRLMSKRIMGKASFCNIQDRNGLMQSYVSKNDIGEEDYAAFKKYDIGDIIGIKGFVFKTKTGEISVHAKEVVLLSKSLQVLPEKFHGLKDQELRYRQRYVDLIVNPESRDTFIKRSKIITEIRRFLDAKGFLEVETPVLQTIPGGASARPFITHHNTLDIDMYCRIALELPLKRLIVGGFERVYEIGRVFRNEGISVRHNPEFTLMELYQAYTDYKGMMDITEEMFRTVAQNVLGTTKITYGGYDLDLGQPFARITMTDAVKQFTGVDFDQVKDTEEAKKIAAEKGVEFEERHVKGDILNLFFEEFVEKNLIQPTFIIDYPVEISPLTKRKPDKPEFTERFELFIVGREYGNAYSELNDPIDQRARFEYQEYLRENGDDEANMIDEDFLTALEYGMPPTGGLGVGIDRFVMLLTESVSIRDVILFPTMKPLDADKKASKTSEAAPAAKVAERVDFSNVKIEPIFEEMVDFDTFAKSDFRAVKILACEAVAKSKKLLKFVLDDGERKDRVILSGIHDYYEPEELVGKTAIAIVNLPPRKMMGIDSEGMLISAVHEEDGHEGLNLLMVDDHIPAGAKLY, from the coding sequence GTGGCAGAGGAAAATAAGGAGTTGACCCAGCAGGAGCTGAGTGAACAGAATAGAATCAGAAGAGAAAAGCTGGCACAGATGCAGGAAGCAGGCAAGGACCCCTTCCAGATTGTAAAATATGACGTGACACACCACAGCGACGAAATCAGAGCGAACTTTGATGCGCTGGAGAATAAGGATGTTTGCATCGCAGGCAGACTGATGAGCAAGCGTATCATGGGGAAGGCATCCTTCTGCAATATTCAGGACAGAAACGGTCTGATGCAGTCCTATGTCAGCAAGAATGACATCGGCGAGGAGGATTACGCTGCATTCAAAAAATATGACATCGGTGATATCATCGGCATTAAGGGCTTTGTATTCAAAACAAAAACAGGCGAAATTTCCGTACACGCAAAAGAGGTTGTTCTGCTTTCCAAGAGCCTGCAGGTTCTGCCCGAAAAGTTCCATGGTCTGAAGGATCAGGAGCTGCGCTACAGACAGAGATATGTAGACCTGATTGTAAACCCCGAATCCAGAGATACCTTTATCAAGCGTTCCAAAATTATTACAGAAATCAGAAGGTTTTTGGACGCAAAGGGCTTCTTAGAGGTAGAAACTCCCGTTTTGCAGACCATCCCCGGCGGTGCGTCCGCAAGACCCTTTATCACACACCACAATACACTGGATATTGATATGTACTGCCGTATTGCGCTGGAGCTGCCCCTGAAGAGACTGATTGTCGGCGGCTTTGAAAGAGTATATGAAATTGGTCGTGTATTCAGAAACGAGGGCATTTCCGTTCGTCATAACCCCGAATTTACCCTGATGGAGCTGTATCAGGCCTACACAGATTACAAGGGCATGATGGATATTACGGAAGAAATGTTCCGCACCGTAGCACAGAACGTGCTGGGCACAACAAAGATTACCTACGGCGGCTATGATCTGGATCTGGGTCAGCCCTTCGCAAGAATCACAATGACAGATGCCGTAAAGCAGTTTACAGGCGTTGATTTCGACCAGGTGAAGGATACAGAGGAAGCAAAGAAAATCGCGGCAGAAAAGGGCGTAGAATTTGAAGAACGCCATGTAAAGGGCGATATTCTGAACCTGTTCTTTGAAGAATTCGTAGAAAAGAACCTGATTCAGCCTACCTTCATCATTGATTACCCTGTAGAAATTTCTCCTCTGACAAAGAGAAAGCCCGATAAACCGGAATTTACAGAAAGATTCGAGCTGTTTATTGTCGGCAGAGAATACGGCAACGCATACTCCGAGCTGAACGATCCCATCGACCAGCGTGCGCGTTTTGAATATCAGGAATATCTGCGCGAAAACGGCGACGATGAGGCAAATATGATTGATGAGGACTTCCTGACTGCGCTGGAATACGGTATGCCCCCTACAGGCGGTCTGGGTGTTGGTATCGACAGATTTGTTATGCTGCTGACAGAATCCGTTTCTATCAGAGACGTTATCTTGTTCCCGACAATGAAGCCTCTGGACGCTGATAAGAAGGCATCCAAGACTTCCGAAGCAGCACCTGCAGCAAAGGTCGCTGAGAGGGTTGATTTCTCCAATGTGAAGATTGAGCCTATTTTTGAAGAAATGGTAGATTTCGATACATTTGCAAAATCCGATTTCCGTGCGGTTAAGATTCTGGCATGTGAGGCAGTTGCAAAATCCAAAAAGCTGCTGAAGTTTGTACTGGATGACGGTGAACGTAAGGATCGTGTGATTTTAAGCGGTATTCACGACTATTATGAGCCGGAAGAACTGGTTGGTAAGACAGCAATCGCTATCGTGAACTTGCCGCCGAGAAAGATGATGGGCATTGATTCCGAGGGTATGCTGATTTCGGCAGTACACGAGGAAGACGGTCACGAAGGACTGAACCTTCTGATGGTAGATGACCACATTCCGGCAGGTGCTAAGCTGTACTAA
- the nifJ gene encoding pyruvate:ferredoxin (flavodoxin) oxidoreductase, which produces MNTKMMKTMDGNEAAAYVSYAFTEVATIYPITPSSPMAEHVDSWAANGKKNIFGQTVRLLELESEAGAAGAMHGALEAGTLATTYTASQGLLLMIPPMYRIAGQLKPGVFHVASRTVGTHAFSIFGDHSDVMSCRQIGCAMLSSASVQEVMDLAGVAHLSAIKGSVPFIHFFDGFRTSHELQKIEVMDYEDLEKLVDQDALKKFRKNALNPEHPVQRSTVQNPDVFFQNREACTPFYTRLPEIVEEYMNEINKITGRNYKLFNYFGAADAEHVIVAMGSVTGVAQEVVESLTAKGEKVGFLQVHLYRPFSLAHFAAALPETVKVLTVLDRTKEPGALGEPLYGDVCSALIETGRTTKVLAGRYGLSSKDVTPAQIIAVFDNMKGAQKNHFTVGIIDDISNSSIEVGAEPDLADASTVSCKFWGLGSDGTVGANKNSIKIIGDHTDKYAQAYFEYDTKKSGGITRSHLRFGDKPIRSSYLVTKNANFVACHNQSYMEKYDIVSEIKPGGTFLLNCTWTPEELDHHLSAEVKRTIANNNIHFYTIDAIKIGKEIGLGNKTNAILQSAFFKLANIIPVDDAVTYMKAAIVKSYGKKGEKVVNMNYAAVDAGLSGLTKIDVPASWKDAKDVDHEAIKKVLPEYVEKLMVPMNALKGDLLPVSVFAGREDGTVPLGTSAFEKRGVAIDVPAWDATKCIQCNQCSYVCPHAAIRPFLLTEEEAANAPASYAVLDANGAGEIKQYKFRMQVDPLDCQGCGVCVTACPAKEKALVMHPLETQLHEQDNWDFSLTLSDKKNPMSKFTVKGSQFEQPLLEFSGACAGCGETAYAKLMTQLYGDRMYLANATGCTQAWGAAAPCVPYTTNKEGWGPAWSNSLFENNAQFSVGMVLAVEQQRDRVTMKVKDLLAMTAGTDFAAAAETWLENWDNGDRSKADSRAVIAALKELKVDGAAAELKDFILENSEHLTKKSMWMYGGDGWAYDIGYGGLDHVLASGRDVNVLVVDTEVYSNTGGQSSKATPIGAVAQFAAGGKPTVKKDLGMLAMSYGYIYVAQVALGADPNQLIKALKEAEAYKGPSLIIAYAPCINHGISKGMANAQLEAKLAVQAGYWHLYRFNPDLKKEGKNPFILDSKEPTLDFNEFLMGEVRYASLVRTFPETAEVLLKEAAENAKDKYASYKKLAEA; this is translated from the coding sequence ATGAACACAAAAATGATGAAAACCATGGATGGTAATGAAGCTGCGGCATACGTTTCCTATGCCTTTACAGAGGTCGCAACGATTTACCCCATCACTCCCTCCTCCCCTATGGCGGAGCACGTAGACAGCTGGGCTGCAAACGGCAAAAAGAATATCTTCGGTCAGACCGTACGTCTGCTGGAGCTGGAATCCGAGGCAGGTGCCGCAGGCGCAATGCACGGCGCTCTGGAGGCAGGCACACTGGCAACAACATATACCGCATCTCAGGGGCTGCTGCTGATGATTCCCCCGATGTACAGAATCGCAGGGCAGCTGAAGCCCGGCGTATTCCACGTTGCATCCAGAACCGTTGGTACACATGCCTTCTCCATCTTCGGCGATCACTCCGACGTTATGTCCTGCCGTCAGATTGGCTGCGCAATGCTTTCCTCCGCATCCGTACAGGAGGTTATGGACTTAGCAGGTGTGGCACACCTTTCCGCAATCAAGGGCAGCGTTCCCTTCATCCACTTCTTCGATGGCTTCCGCACCTCTCATGAGCTGCAGAAAATCGAAGTAATGGACTATGAGGATCTGGAAAAGCTGGTGGATCAGGATGCACTGAAGAAATTCAGAAAGAATGCACTGAATCCCGAACACCCCGTACAGCGCTCCACCGTACAGAACCCCGACGTATTCTTCCAGAACAGAGAGGCATGCACACCCTTCTACACCAGACTGCCTGAAATCGTAGAGGAATACATGAACGAAATCAACAAAATTACAGGCAGAAATTACAAGCTGTTCAACTACTTCGGCGCAGCTGATGCAGAGCATGTTATCGTAGCGATGGGCTCCGTAACAGGCGTTGCGCAGGAGGTTGTGGAAAGCCTGACCGCAAAGGGCGAAAAGGTTGGTTTCCTGCAGGTTCACCTGTACAGACCCTTCTCTCTGGCACACTTCGCAGCAGCTCTGCCCGAAACAGTAAAGGTTCTGACCGTTCTGGACAGAACAAAGGAACCCGGCGCACTGGGCGAGCCTCTTTACGGCGATGTTTGTTCCGCACTGATCGAAACAGGCAGAACCACAAAGGTTCTGGCAGGCAGATACGGTCTGTCCTCCAAGGATGTGACTCCTGCACAGATTATCGCAGTATTTGACAACATGAAGGGCGCACAGAAAAACCACTTCACCGTTGGTATCATTGATGATATTTCCAACAGCTCCATCGAGGTTGGCGCAGAGCCCGATCTGGCTGACGCAAGCACCGTATCCTGCAAATTCTGGGGTCTTGGCTCCGACGGTACGGTTGGCGCAAACAAAAACTCCATCAAAATCATCGGTGACCACACAGATAAATACGCACAGGCTTATTTTGAATATGACACAAAGAAATCCGGCGGTATCACACGTTCTCACCTGCGTTTCGGCGACAAGCCCATCCGCTCCAGCTATCTGGTAACAAAGAACGCAAACTTCGTTGCTTGTCATAACCAGAGCTACATGGAAAAATATGATATCGTTTCCGAAATCAAGCCCGGCGGCACCTTCCTGCTGAACTGCACATGGACACCCGAAGAGCTGGATCATCACCTGTCTGCGGAGGTAAAGAGAACCATCGCAAACAACAACATCCACTTCTACACCATTGATGCAATCAAGATTGGTAAGGAAATCGGTCTGGGTAACAAGACAAACGCAATTTTGCAGTCCGCATTCTTCAAGCTGGCAAACATCATCCCCGTTGATGACGCAGTTACATACATGAAGGCGGCTATCGTAAAATCCTACGGCAAGAAGGGCGAAAAGGTTGTCAACATGAACTATGCCGCTGTTGACGCAGGGCTTTCCGGTCTGACAAAGATTGACGTTCCCGCAAGCTGGAAGGATGCAAAGGATGTAGATCACGAAGCAATCAAGAAGGTTCTTCCCGAATATGTAGAAAAGCTGATGGTTCCCATGAACGCACTGAAGGGCGACCTGCTGCCTGTATCCGTATTTGCAGGCAGAGAGGACGGCACAGTTCCTCTTGGCACCTCCGCATTTGAAAAACGCGGTGTTGCAATTGACGTTCCCGCATGGGATGCAACAAAATGTATCCAGTGTAACCAGTGCTCCTACGTTTGCCCTCACGCTGCAATCCGTCCTTTCCTGCTGACAGAGGAGGAAGCAGCAAACGCTCCCGCATCCTACGCAGTTCTGGATGCAAACGGCGCAGGCGAAATCAAGCAGTACAAATTCCGTATGCAGGTTGACCCTCTGGATTGTCAGGGCTGCGGTGTCTGCGTAACAGCCTGCCCTGCAAAGGAAAAGGCACTTGTGATGCATCCTCTGGAAACACAGCTGCACGAACAGGATAACTGGGACTTCTCCCTGACCCTGTCTGATAAGAAGAACCCCATGAGCAAATTCACCGTAAAGGGCTCTCAGTTCGAACAGCCTCTGCTGGAATTCTCCGGCGCATGTGCAGGCTGCGGCGAAACAGCTTATGCGAAGCTGATGACACAGCTTTACGGCGACAGAATGTATCTGGCAAACGCAACAGGCTGTACACAGGCTTGGGGTGCAGCAGCTCCCTGCGTACCTTACACCACAAACAAGGAAGGCTGGGGCCCCGCATGGAGCAACTCCCTGTTTGAAAATAACGCACAGTTCTCCGTTGGTATGGTTCTGGCTGTAGAGCAGCAGAGAGACCGCGTAACCATGAAGGTAAAGGATCTGCTGGCAATGACCGCAGGCACAGATTTTGCGGCAGCAGCTGAAACATGGCTGGAAAACTGGGATAACGGCGACAGAAGCAAGGCTGACAGCCGTGCGGTTATCGCAGCACTGAAGGAACTGAAGGTTGACGGTGCAGCAGCAGAGCTGAAGGACTTCATTCTGGAAAACAGCGAACACCTGACAAAGAAATCCATGTGGATGTACGGCGGTGACGGCTGGGCATACGACATCGGCTACGGCGGTCTGGACCACGTTCTGGCAAGCGGTCGTGACGTAAACGTACTGGTTGTAGATACCGAGGTTTACTCCAACACAGGCGGTCAGTCCTCCAAGGCAACCCCCATCGGCGCTGTGGCACAGTTTGCCGCAGGCGGTAAGCCTACTGTAAAGAAGGATCTGGGTATGCTGGCAATGAGCTATGGCTACATCTATGTTGCACAGGTTGCACTGGGCGCAGACCCCAACCAGCTCATCAAAGCACTGAAGGAAGCAGAGGCATACAAAGGGCCTTCCCTGATTATTGCTTACGCACCTTGTATCAACCACGGTATTTCCAAGGGCATGGCAAATGCACAGCTGGAAGCAAAGCTGGCTGTTCAGGCAGGCTACTGGCATCTGTATCGCTTCAACCCCGACCTCAAGAAGGAAGGCAAGAATCCCTTCATTCTGGATTCCAAGGAGCCTACACTGGACTTCAATGAATTCCTGATGGGTGAAGTACGTTACGCTTCTCTGGTTCGTACCTTCCCCGAAACCGCAGAGGTTCTGTTGAAGGAAGCAGCAGAAAATGCAAAGGATAAATATGCATCCTATAAGAAGCTGGCAGAGGCTTAA
- a CDS encoding helix-turn-helix domain-containing protein — MSEFAANLKQFRKRKKYSQATLARKLNYGHMTIANYESGRNEPSIDDLIKIAIILDISLDELVGKNPSKKEECFLHEFQKLSEKNQNRILDLIKALQL; from the coding sequence ATGTCCGAGTTTGCGGCAAATTTGAAGCAATTCCGAAAAAGAAAAAAATATTCACAGGCTACATTGGCAAGGAAATTAAATTACGGACATATGACGATTGCGAACTATGAAAGCGGTCGAAATGAGCCTTCGATTGATGATTTGATAAAAATAGCAATTATTTTGGATATTTCTTTAGATGAATTGGTTGGAAAAAATCCATCGAAAAAAGAAGAATGTTTTTTACACGAATTTCAGAAATTAAGCGAAAAAAATCAGAATCGTATATTGGATTTGATAAAAGCACTTCAACTTTAG
- a CDS encoding helix-turn-helix transcriptional regulator yields MKEQLQLKNHLKEFRTEANLSQAQLAEMVGVSRNTISSIETGQFNPTAKLALILCIALDKKFEDLFYF; encoded by the coding sequence ATGAAAGAACAATTACAACTGAAAAATCACTTGAAGGAATTTCGTACAGAAGCAAACCTTTCTCAAGCTCAACTTGCAGAAATGGTAGGCGTGTCAAGAAACACGATTAGTTCCATTGAAACAGGGCAATTCAATCCAACTGCAAAATTGGCTCTTATCCTTTGTATTGCATTAGATAAGAAGTTTGAAGATTTGTTTTATTTTTAG
- the proC gene encoding pyrroline-5-carboxylate reductase gives MRFGFIGAGNMASAIIRGMTIGTKSYDGKDIFITSKSGTSAQRLAETCGATAVTTAAEVVAASDVLVLAVKPHILAAVLPALKEEIAAKKPLVVSIAAGKELAYLAELLPEGTPVVRIMPNINAKIGAATSGLCANALVTAEQKAVVKEMFATIGAVIEVEESQFGIFTVLAGSAPAFAYLYMDALARAAVKAGMSKKQALEIAAATVEGSAKMVLESGEHPMSLVDQVCSPGGTTIEGVAALQANGFEATLTKAFDAVLEKDKRM, from the coding sequence ATGCGATTCGGGTTTATCGGCGCAGGCAATATGGCAAGCGCCATCATCAGGGGCATGACCATTGGTACAAAAAGCTATGACGGTAAGGATATTTTCATCACAAGTAAATCCGGCACCTCTGCCCAGAGGCTGGCAGAAACCTGCGGCGCAACTGCGGTGACAACGGCGGCGGAGGTTGTAGCGGCGAGCGATGTACTGGTGCTTGCGGTGAAGCCGCATATTCTGGCGGCTGTTCTGCCTGCGTTAAAGGAGGAAATTGCGGCAAAGAAGCCCTTGGTGGTTTCCATTGCGGCAGGAAAGGAGCTGGCATATCTGGCGGAGCTATTGCCCGAAGGGACACCGGTTGTCCGTATTATGCCGAATATCAATGCAAAAATCGGCGCAGCAACCAGTGGTCTTTGTGCCAACGCACTGGTAACGGCGGAACAAAAAGCCGTTGTTAAGGAAATGTTTGCAACTATTGGCGCGGTTATCGAGGTGGAGGAAAGCCAATTCGGCATTTTCACCGTTCTGGCAGGCTCTGCCCCTGCGTTCGCCTATCTTTATATGGACGCATTGGCGCGCGCCGCAGTCAAGGCAGGCATGTCCAAAAAGCAGGCATTGGAAATCGCGGCGGCAACCGTAGAGGGCAGCGCGAAAATGGTACTCGAAAGCGGCGAGCATCCCATGTCTCTGGTGGATCAGGTCTGCTCCCCCGGCGGCACAACCATCGAGGGTGTAGCCGCATTGCAGGCAAATGGCTTTGAGGCAACACTGACAAAGGCCTTCGATGCCGTTCTGGAAAAGGATAAAAGGATGTAA
- a CDS encoding DUF6442 family protein — protein MKKEEILNASRKEHRNKDLAEMEVAYQAGCHASRVGALVCCLLSWLSSMLVHIMIYSPWVIYFSILATQWLVRFIKMKRKSDLVLSVLFFILAILAFVGFVCRLLEVRV, from the coding sequence ATGAAAAAGGAAGAAATTTTAAATGCAAGCAGAAAAGAGCATCGCAACAAAGATTTGGCTGAAATGGAAGTGGCATATCAAGCAGGATGTCACGCAAGCAGAGTTGGTGCCTTAGTGTGTTGTCTGCTTTCTTGGTTATCATCTATGCTTGTCCATATTATGATTTATAGTCCATGGGTTATATACTTTAGCATTCTTGCAACACAATGGTTGGTCCGTTTTATCAAAATGAAACGAAAGAGCGATTTGGTATTGAGCGTTTTATTTTTCATTCTTGCAATTTTGGCATTTGTTGGATTTGTTTGCCGCCTTTTAGAGGTGAGGGTATGA
- a CDS encoding DUF3784 domain-containing protein — protein MENIVLLILGVFISVMGIVNIKGNISTIHSYNRRKVKEEDIPKYGKAVGTGTLIIGVSLVLGFIVSFWSEEMIAYITHPAVVVGLGFMLYGQFKYNKGIF, from the coding sequence ATGGAAAATATTGTGTTATTGATTTTGGGAGTGTTCATATCTGTTATGGGAATTGTAAATATCAAAGGCAATATCAGCACCATTCACTCTTATAACAGACGAAAAGTAAAGGAAGAAGATATACCGAAGTACGGAAAAGCCGTCGGCACAGGAACGCTTATAATCGGAGTATCTCTTGTGTTAGGTTTCATAGTTTCGTTTTGGAGTGAGGAAATGATAGCTTATATCACCCATCCGGCAGTTGTTGTCGGATTAGGCTTTATGCTATATGGACAATTCAAATATAACAAAGGTATTTTTTGA
- a CDS encoding class I SAM-dependent methyltransferase has protein sequence MRKTLLYYEQNAENFIRETREVDFSEVQELFLSKLEKGALILDFGCGSGRDTKCFLNRGYFVEAVDGSAEMCRAASRYTGIEVKQMLFQELEEYEKYDGIWACASILHLTHNELKEVLKKILLALKKEGIAYLSFKYGAFEGERRGRYFLDMTEEAFAKILAEIDGFDIEGKWITGDVRPERGDERWLNLILRKRNEG, from the coding sequence ATGAGAAAGACCTTATTATATTATGAACAAAATGCAGAAAATTTTATCCGTGAAACAAGAGAGGTCGATTTTAGTGAGGTACAAGAGCTTTTTTTGAGTAAGCTGGAAAAGGGTGCTTTGATTTTAGATTTTGGCTGTGGTTCGGGGCGTGACACAAAATGTTTTCTAAATAGAGGTTATTTTGTGGAGGCGGTAGACGGTTCTGCCGAGATGTGTCGGGCGGCAAGTCGATATACGGGTATTGAAGTGAAGCAAATGTTATTTCAGGAATTGGAGGAATATGAAAAGTATGATGGGATTTGGGCGTGTGCGTCCATTCTTCATTTAACCCATAATGAATTAAAAGAGGTGCTGAAAAAAATATTGCTTGCACTCAAGAAAGAGGGGATTGCCTATCTTTCATTTAAATATGGGGCTTTTGAGGGAGAGCGAAGGGGAAGATATTTTCTTGATATGACAGAGGAAGCATTTGCGAAGATATTGGCAGAAATAGATGGCTTTGACATAGAGGGGAAATGGATTACCGGCGATGTTCGACCGGAAAGAGGAGACGAACGGTGGCTGAATCTGATTCTGAGAAAACGAAATGAAGGGTGA
- a CDS encoding helix-turn-helix domain-containing protein — translation MIYKRIRDLREDNDMTQAQVGEKINVPQRTYAYYETGERMIPPHVLWALADLYDVSIDYLLGRTDDKKR, via the coding sequence ATGATTTATAAAAGAATCCGTGATTTACGAGAAGATAACGATATGACACAGGCGCAGGTTGGCGAGAAAATCAATGTTCCGCAGAGAACCTATGCCTATTATGAAACAGGCGAGCGTATGATTCCGCCCCATGTATTATGGGCGTTGGCGGATTTATATGACGTTTCTATTGATTATCTGTTGGGACGAACAGATGATAAAAAACGATGA
- the greA gene encoding transcription elongation factor GreA, which yields MTEKKVVLTYDGLKNMEAELENLKTVRRKDVAEKIKEARGQGDLSENAEYDAAKEEQAEIEARIVQLEKMLRNAEVIDEEEGAKDTISLGTTVTVLDVEFDEEMEYTIVGSAEADPMNGRISNESPVGMALLGHKKDDIIMIETPDGEVEFKVLRFTK from the coding sequence ATGACAGAAAAGAAAGTTGTTTTGACCTATGACGGTCTGAAAAACATGGAGGCGGAGCTGGAAAACCTGAAAACCGTCCGCAGAAAAGACGTAGCAGAAAAAATTAAAGAAGCAAGAGGTCAGGGTGACCTTTCCGAAAACGCCGAATATGATGCAGCGAAGGAAGAACAGGCAGAAATCGAAGCGCGTATCGTGCAGCTGGAAAAAATGCTGCGCAATGCAGAGGTTATCGATGAAGAAGAGGGTGCAAAGGATACCATCAGCCTGGGTACAACCGTAACGGTACTGGATGTGGAATTTGACGAGGAAATGGAATACACCATTGTAGGCTCTGCCGAGGCAGACCCCATGAACGGCAGAATTTCCAACGAATCCCCTGTCGGCATGGCACTTCTGGGACATAAAAAGGACGATATCATTATGATTGAAACACCTGACGGCGAAGTAGAATTCAAGGTGCTGAGATTTACAAAATAA